ACCTGATCACAGAGATGGTGGCGCTCAACCCAGACTTCAAGCCACCGGCTGATTACAAGTAAGTTTGGCAAGTGGAGAAAGTGCGTTTGGGTGGAATTTGTGTACTCTTCCTGATCaccctatattttatcctgagtCTTACGTTGAACCTGTATAATTttgcctctctctatatatagcaCTATGCTCAGACTtattgttctgatatgctgttttatcctgttttatgctgttatgtggttttattgtttatattggttttattgcatGACTGTttattattggtatatgtgattttatttgtttatggtttgtttttattgctgagttttatgttgcttgttgcctgggcttggccccatgtaagccaccctgagtcccctcggagagatgggacagggtataaaaataaaattattaatattattattattattattattatatgacattgggcttgttccccatgtcagccgccccgagtccccctgggggagatgggagcggaatataaaaataaagtattataattattattacagtagagtctcacttatccaacactcacttatccaacgttctggattatccaacacatttttgtagttgatgttttcaatgcatcatgatattttggtactaaattcgtaaatacagtcattactacatagcattactgcctattgaactactttttctgtcaaatttgttgtataacctgatgttttggtgcttaatttgtaaaatcataacctaatttgatgtttaataggcttttccttcatccctctttattatccaacatattcgcttatccaatgttctgccggcccatttatgttggataagtgagactttactgtattactgTTGGATCAAGTTGAAGTTTTCAGGGGTAGGCGTTTAGTTAAGCATCTAATCTGAGTGTTAATCAGGATATGAATAACTGTGTCCAGTCTTCTTTTCAAGAGGGGCTCAGCCAACTAACCAGTTACTTATTAAACGTTTGTGCAAAAGTATGCCTCTTTCAGAGTTTCTTCTCAACTAGTACAGCCACGTGGTCTTGATCTTCAAGTGTTTTCTTGTGTTGATTCAACTATGGGTTTTTGTTGGAGAAAGGATAAATAGATCTTGATATTTGCTGCTCTTTGCAGACCTCCAGCAACTCGAGTGAGTGACAAAGTGATGATCCCACAAGATGAATATCCGGAAATAAACTTTGTGGGGCTCCTGATTGGACCCAGGTAAGACTGTTGTCATCTTGGAGAAAGCCTAATGACAGATCGTATCAGGAAACTAGGTATGGAGTAACAGTACTTGTCATGTCGTGGAGGGGTTTGGAAGACGCCCAAGCATTCATGGAGTCAGCCTAAATTGACTGGTATCTGAAGACCAACACATATTACATCGCTGAATTTTTCCTAGTTCTAGATTGGTAGGCAGAAGAGTATTTCTCTTTTGAATACAGTTTCAGAGCCTTGCTATTAATACTCCTAATATATTGCACAGCTATAATTTTATTCCTCTCTTCCAAGACTAAAAATTGAAGTGCCACTTTGTTGTCCTTGGCCACTGGCTGCACTTTTATTTTGTGGTGTTTTATAGTTTTGATGTATTGATTTGTTGTGATTGAAATGATTttcatattgttgtgttttattgtatattgttgggcctggttcccatgtgagccgcccggagtccccatggggagatagggtgggatacaagaataaagtagtagtagtcgtagttgttattattatattattgagacaacaacatagtatgatacagcaaacaaaatagatatgctggattttgtatcacaaaatcacaaaaacCCAAGCGTttagtactgtgtgatgtattttcggatgatgcatgcagatcctagtagggtggccttttgcagttggcagattattattgttgttgttgttgttgctggtttAGCAAAAGCCGTTTGGGttgtctttttctctccctccagaGGGAACACCCTGAAGAACATTGAAAAGGAGTGCAATGCCAAGATCATGATCAGAGGCAAAGGGTCTGTCAAAGAAGGGAAAGTGGGGCGGAAGGATGGCCAGATGCTTCCTGGTGAGGATGAGCCACTCCATGCTTTGGTTACGGCCAACACCATGGAGAATGTAAAGAAGGCTGTGGAACAGGTAAAGAATTGCGGAGCTCCTTATAATGTAATTGCAGCTCATTCAGGAACTGAATGGTTTATCCCTTTGCAGCAAAACTGAAATACTGATGCAGCAGCAGTCAAAACATGGAGGGTATAGGTACAGAGCAAACAGAACCTCAGTGGGGCCTCTTGCAGGAACCCACTAAGCTGCTCATTTGGATGAACTGAGGCAGGAAGGTAGCTTTATTACCTATACACACTGAATACAAATAGTCTTCCACCCTTTTTCTAGATACGGAACATTCTGAAACAAGGCATTGAAACCCCAGAGGACCAGAACGACCTGCGCAAGATGCAGCTGCGGGAGTTGGCCCGCCTGAATGGGACACTGCGCGAGGATGACAACAGGTGAGTGCCTGGCCAGCCTCACGTATCTCCTTTGCAAAGAAAATTGtgctattatattttatatgtgttgATAGTGGTGGTTGTTATAATTTCTGTATGATACTGTTTTTATACTCGTGTACCGTTTTACACCTTGGAGttgcttcagggagatggtggcaggatataaataaagattattattattattgtctcatGTCACCAATGATCCTTCCCAACTTTCTACTTCAGGATTCTGCGCCCATGGCAAAACACAGAGACTCGCAGCATCACCAATACAACAGTGTGCACCAAGTGTGGAGGAGCTGGCCACATAGCATCAGATTGCAAGTTTGCCCGGTAAGCTCAGTTGCTTTGGACTCACAGTACCGTCAGCCCATGCTGACAGGAGGTGCAGCTGAGCAATAGTTGGGGTAGCCATATATTTCCCAGTTCTTCATTAATGTCTTGTTCCACAGACCAGACATTAATTTTGCCTCTCATTTCAGGCCTGGGGATCCCCAGTCAGCACAAGACAAGGCACGGATGGACAAGGAATATTTGTCTCTGATGGCTGAACTGGGAGAAGCTCCTGTACCCGCATCTGTCGGATCATCTTCTGGACCCTCTAACCCACCCCTGCAAAGTGGTCCCAGACCATCAGGGCCCGGAAATAGCCAGCCACCACCTGTAAGTGATTGATATCTTCTGCAATTGGAATGTCTGAGGGCAAATTGACAGTCAAGGAGTTGATTTTGCACATGTTAGGGAGTAGTAAGATATGTACCTGAAAAAGCATGATTTGGAAATACATTCCATGGTGTTGACTGCCAGATTATCAGccattgttttattctattttaacgtAGCTGTATATGTATTATGTTGTTGAAAtggcattgaagaagatgagaataatgatttgatcagagtcggacagtcttagcttaaatttgagctttatgtaaatattcaaaaacatttaacctactgatgcctcaattaatgtaattttattggtatctacagtagagtctcgcttatccaacattctggattatccaacgcatttttgtagtcaatgttttcaatacatcgtgatattttggtgctaaattcgtaaatacagtaattaatacatagcattactgcatattgaactactttttcttttaaatttgttgtataacatgatgttttggtgcttaatttgtaaaatcataacctaatttgatgtttaataggcttttccttaatgcctccttattatccaacatattcgcttatccaacattctgccagcccgtttatgttggataagtgagacactacagtatttttatttctaaaatttatcactctcagcttatactggagtcagtgttttcccagttttttgtgataaaattaggtgcctcggcttatattcgggtcagcttatactcgagtatatacggtatttattgcagtatttctacccccgcccttctcacccaataaggggactcagggcggcttacaatgtaAAAGGCATAtataaacaaaatttaaaatttgattacattaaaacattcatacacGTATAAATATAGATTTAGGCGCAATAAATTTAGTAGTCAGGAATATTCTCATAGATTCCTGAAAAAATAAAGGACTCTCCATTGATGAACAAAACTAATTTGAAAGCACCTGAACTTTACTGATactgcattcaaagcagccaTCTTCCGCGCTGCTGTGTTCTTGCTGTGATGGtctcttttcccttctttaccgtgttataaaatttttgtattttatcacattcccaccacatatgaatatatgagccagttttcccacatccttgccaacacaattttgtggttgttttagttatataagctaattggattgggattctataccatttagtcagtattttcctttgggtttctctaaTCCTTATCTGCTTGAATTTTTAAATAGAATTGATCCAGTATTCAATGTCAGAGTCATTAATGTTCAtatcctctttccatatctcggccaatgtttgtttcaatttatattgtttttcaattaccgtatatactcgagtataaactgacccgaatataagctgaagcacctaatttttgaatatttaccgtatttcaaagaaaaacaataaactagctatataagtggaaaagtaggggcaacaaaaacaatatggtatcaacaataacctaataataataataataaacttcatttggatcccaccctatctcctcatggggactcaggccggcttccaacatagtaacaggcaaacattaaatgcttatataaacaatgcagagctagatatagatctatagttatttatactaatttcacatatgcgtTTTTCTCTGAACCGTTTGCAAATCccttctgtgtgtgtatgtgcatttcccctacaatatttgcaagccctatacatatacatatatatatagtcatatctatctagacatgtctatatatttgtgtgttcatttcgtCCCTGTAAGCCCtacatataggtaggtaagaatatattcatatctatccagacatctctctttatatagataatttgcagagacttgcagacatatgagggtaaattcatatattaaaataatgtatatgtatggctacagatgcacaggtacatggatctatctgtataaaggatttgcaaagacctgcaaacatatgaggggaaattcatatataaaattaatgtatatacagtagagtctcacttacccaacataaacgggccggcagaacgttggataagcgaatatgttggataataaggagggattaagtaaaagccttttacaaattaagcaccaaaacatcatgtttaacaacaaatttgacagaaaaagtagttccaatacgcagtaatgctatgtagtaattactgtatttacgaatttagcaccaaaatatcatgatatattgaaaacattgactacaaaaatgtgttggataatccagaatgttggataagcgagtgttggataagtgagactctactgtagttagatacacatataaaggtacatagagatggcaaaagcttgcaagaggttaaatatatctgtaggagagtttacaaatatttcaggggaaaatgctttcataaggttaattaatatatatttttcttcttcctgacttgcaagggaggctttgcaaaagaaaacacactgataaggcagaagagagaaatagatcacatattgcaagcaatagcctgcaggctctgttgctggccttgaccttgatccaattataagctgggggaggctttttcagctcataaataagggctgaaaaactcggcttatactcgagtatatacagtatcttgtttctattcaacgctttcagcagacaaagattcaagtagagtatatacggtaatttcttAGAATAGAAAAAATATATGAGTCTCTTTTCCCTTAGAACCGTCCACCGTGGATGAATTCTGGCCCCTCTGAGAACCGGCCTTTCCATGGCAtgcatggtggtggtggtggcggtggtggaggaggtggcggcggcggcggtggtggtggaggaggaggcggagcaggaggaggagggcctGCCGGGCCTAGTGGTCCTCACAACTTCCCTCACCCCATGTCCAATATGGGGGGACACGGAGGCCACCCAATGCAGCACAACCCCAACGGCCCTCCGCCGTGGATGCAGCCTCACAACCCGCCAATGAACCAGGGACCACATCCTCATGGCCCTCCTGGCCCCCACCACATGGGTGAGTGCAATCCGGAACATTATGGGGGTCCTTTGTTGTGGGGGGGAAGTCTAGGAATTGACTTGAGTGCCAACATAAAGTGGAGGGGCTTCCTTTGTCAGCACTCTGGAGACaatcctttcagtctcttttGCTCGGTAAAGGGGGATCTTGGGCCGACTTCTTCCAACCGTTGCTAAGGCTATGGTCTCTCATTCCCTTAAGATCAGTACCTGGGCAATGCGCCAGTGGGCTCTGGGGTCTATCGCCTCCAAGGAAAAGGTGAGTAATGTGTGTGTGGGATGGGGGTGGAGAAGGGGGGTGCTTACACCCTCCTGGGCTCTGCTTTTAATGTCTTTTCTGACCTTGGCAGGTATGATGCCGCCTCCGATGGGTATGATGCCCCCTCCGCCCCCTCCGCCCGGTGGCCagcctcctccgcctccttctGGTCCTCTCCCCCcatggcagcagcagcaacagcctccgcccccgccccCAAGCAGCAGTACTCCCTTGCCATGGCAGCAAAGTGAGTAAGAGCACTTCCTTTAATTACGCACCTCTGGGGCAAGGCGGTGGCCCTGAGCCACATCTCTTTCTGTGTCTTGACATGAAAGGCCAACATTGGGGAAAGTGAACTGGGTCTGGAACAGTCTTGAGCCTCAGAACACTCTAGTTGCACCTgaatgtacatttatttatttatttattacaatacttatatcccacccttttcacccataggggactcagggcggcttacaataaaacacaatataaaaatattacagacaattcaatcaattaaaattaaatacattaaacattgataaaaatatacagtagagtctcacttatccaagctaaacgggccggcagaagcttggataagcgaataccttggataataaggagggattaagaaaaagcctattaaacatcaaattaggttatgattttacaaattaagcaccaaaacatgttatacaacaaatttgacagaaaaagtagttcaatacgcagtaatgttatgttgtaattactgtatttatgaatttagcaccaaaatatcatgatatattgaaaacattgactacaaaaatggcttgcataatccagaggcttggataagcgaggcttggataagtgagactctactgtacatataaatacacaactGGCGCATTTTGAGTCTGATATGTAAGCCAGACTCCTCAAGGAGAGTATGTGGCTACCCTTCCTGCCATTTCCCAATGTGGGAGACTTGCACCTCTGCcttgtaagaataataataaataataataataattttatttttgtaccccgccaccatctccccagagggactcggggcggcttacagatataaaaccagcatacagtatacagttttacaaaaacacacaaataaatttaaaagaattGGTGGGGATCCCTGTCAGGTCTATCgctgacctatttatttatttgcaacatttatatcgtccttctcaccccaaaggggactcagggcggcttacaagttatatggaCATacaatattagcatagcacaatataagcattatatatattatgtaatgtaatgcaatattatactaatagtaatataatatttattatttatttatttacagtatttatattccgcccttctcaccccaaatgggactcagggcggatcacattgcacacataaaggcaaacattcaatgccataacatataacagagacagatgcaggcacgggctggcctcaaactcatgagctcttggtcagagtgatttgttgcagctggctgctaaccagcctgcgccacagcccagcatagcacaatataagcattatatatattatgtaatacaatattatactaacaataataatattatatattatatattcaatgtaataataataataataccatataatgatatagtattatatagtaatttaatgcttatattgtgctatgctaatagtatattgtatgtacatttgatttgtaagctgccctgagtcccctccggggtgagaagaacgggatataaatgtagcaaataataaataaataaatacattactaTAGTGTAATATAtgactatactgtaatatgattagtaatattacttgtaatatataatacacaattaaaattgagtattattatattgtattacattataatattattgactTGTAGACTAGATGTCTTGTtgataacacaagccaacaaaatcaaactttttgtaaccatcagaaatgagagtagcacagtttaagtcaatttttatgctgattttaaataagtatttatttatttatttgctacatttatatcccgctcttctcaccctgaaggggactcagagcggcttacaaatcaaatgtacatacaatatattattagcatagcacaataaaagcattaaattactatattgtactatatcattatatggtaatattattagtaatagtaaatttaatatataatattattatattattagtataatattgtattacattataatattattatcaatattaaagtatatataatatattaaataaatataaatatgtctATTTTTCCCATCAcgtcaactttttaaaatatgctcttattttatttatttatttatttacagcatttatattccgcccttctttctcaccccgaaggggactcagggcggatcacattgcacacataaaggctaacattcaatgccatcttctatatatataaaagagtcctCAGGgcagaggacaaaacaacaaaatacaggccccccaacctcgaaatttgacagcacaacccatcatccacggctctaggttgatacaaaaaagaaaaaaaagaaaagaaaaataaagtcccaattagagggaaaggaataattgtttttatccagttgctgccagttagagggctaagctccacccacttggtctcctagcaacctcctcagtccaggggacaggcacagttaggcctcaggcctcttccacactgcctataagatacagattatctgattttaactggattatatggcaatgtagactcaaggcccttccacacagctatattacccatttagaatcttatattatctgctttgaactggattatcttgagtccacactgccagataattcacttcagtgtgcattttatacagctgtgtagaaggggcagttctaggcagataatacaagattacaaatatagagtctcactaatccaacataaacagtgtcctctatcctcaccactttcacagtacacaaacaaccaaatgcatgctaaacataaagacaaccatacaacagacattcaataccaccaccacttcaacaagttctcaccaacaccaccagacaacgccacagccacgcgtggccgggcacagctagtattttctaTAAGGCTCGCAAATTCAGAGGAAGAAACGCTAAGaacataattatattattattattattatcattattattatcattattcttcctgcctgggggaggaaATCCTTGGTTGGAATTACCATTGaatggcctggcagcttcaaagcctggctgcttccttcctggggggatagaacagagacagagataagACGCAGGCAcgaactggcctcgaactcatgacctcttagtcaagagtgatttgttgcagctggctgctaaccagcctgcgccacagcccggcctcttcCCAGTGTGGTTGTGGCTTTGGGATACCATTTGGGAAGGGACCTCCTTTTTGCTTGCTTGCTGGGTTGGGACTTGGGACCCTCTCGCTCCAGTCCCTCGGGTGACCTCTTTCTCTTGTTTCCTGCCCTAGATACGACGAGCACCACCACGAGCGCTGGCACCGGGGCCATCCCTCcatggcagcagcagcaggcggCGGTGGCGGCTTCTACGGGGGCCCCGCAGATGCCCGGCAGCCCCTCCATGGTGCCTTTGCCTCCCGGGGTCCAGCCTCCGCTGCCCCCCGGGGCCCCGCCGCCTCCCCCACCCCCGCCGCCTGGCTCCGGGGGCATGATGTacgctcctccccctccccctccccccatggaCCCTACTAACTTCGTGACCATGATGGGGGTCGGGGTGCCCACTCTGCCGCCCTTCGGCATGCCCCCCGCTCCCCCGCCGCCCCCGCCACAGAACTGACGACGGGTTTAGAGACCTATCCAGTTGTGTTTCCCACCAGTGTCCGGCCAGGAATTGGGCGGGAGGGCGGGGGGTGGCTTGTGAAGCTCAGCCAGGCATTCTTGAGGAACATCCCCCTCCCCTTCTTCTGTATTCCTGTTTTGACTGACTGACGTACTTCAATAACAGCCTACTTTCCCACTCACTCTCCCCTTCAAGCTGGGGACTGTCTCATCTTCCTACCAGCAAGGAGCTTTTGTGATAGAGCCACGTCGCGGCCAGGTCCCGACGTGCCCTGCTTGGTGGAACCACCGCTAGCGTCAATCTAGATTTTTAACTTCCATCTTGAGGCGCTCATTTCATGCAGCTGATGTGCTCCAGCGTTTCACAGCAGAGCAAAGGGGTTTATTTTGTAGAGTATTGAAATCCCACATGCCACCCTGGAATCGAGATCCCACATGCCACCCCTGAGCTGGGCTTAACCGGTTGGTCTTTATTTGTCTCCCGTCCCGTCCCCGTCCCCCAAATGTCCCTCCTTAGTTGGGGAAGAGACAACTAGACTTCCCTTCTTCTTCAAACTGGGCTTTAACCCTCCCCAACCCATTGAATAATTAAAGCGTGGAGAGGGCATCTCAGTTTGTTTGGCCACCGGCGTTGTCTCCTGTCCATTTGCTTAGaaatccctctctccctctttctgaaTGTTTTGTGGTTGGGGGTGCCCTCCCGCCCTGGattgaatgattttttttgtcaatgatgatgatgatgtgcgtATGTATGTACAATGCTTCATTCAGTCTCCTGTAACCATTTTCTTAATTGCGGGgcgggtttttttgtgtgtgtaaaaaaaaataaaaaatttcaGTCAAGGGGAGGTTCCCATTAAACGCGGCTTTTAAAATAGTCTATATGTGGGTCCCGTTCATTTAAAGAGCTTTTGTTGCTGGTCGTTCCTACCAGTAGAGGGGGGCCGAGTTCCGTGTTGTCCGGCTGGATTTGTCCGTTTTAGAGGTCGAAGGGCAGGCAAAGTTCTTCCTTGGAGAAGCAGCCGACGGAGATCTGCTCAGCTGCCTCTGCGCtcattccaaagctttgcttgtttataatggtatttttatttatttatttatttgtacttaaaacttatacattctttaacaaatttgcaatacagagttatgtatatcaagctcatatagtattttcactctctatattacatactcatattatttaccttttattaccccttacctagtgctatcccttcaccccagaccagccaattacaatatttattttcaaaattccattgtttcttgtacaggttttttcccccttaccttctacatatacaaacactataaattttccccatatcttcccaaagtcatccttttttaatagccctcttttaattttaatcttacatgtcaatttatcattaatctccttataccattcttccaattggcacagcttgtttataatggtattttaattgtcatttaattaataattaattatcaagaggtgttgtcaaaggctttcatggccgggatcacagagttgttgtatgtctttgggaCATAAAACCCGAAAGACATATAAacagtccttgcttagtttttccatacctcacaacctgacatagatgtgggcgaaacctcaggagagaatgcttctggaacatggccacaccgcccgaaagacatacaacaaccctattaagaggtgctttgcttgtgcttttggtgcacaaagtcagaaggggttggactaaatgacccaagggatctcttc
The Anolis carolinensis isolate JA03-04 unplaced genomic scaffold, rAnoCar3.1.pri scaffold_14, whole genome shotgun sequence genome window above contains:
- the sf1 gene encoding splicing factor 1 isoform X2; protein product: MATGANATPLGKLHPPPPPPPPGKSGYPLPPPGLVMQGPPPPPPPAQAQPQPAIPSLMAAAAAFPFAALPPPPPPPPPPPPPPPQQPQPPPQQPPPPPPPQQGQQPPPQQAQYGQYRFPSPPPPQAALGLEQQQQAAAQHLHLHLQQQDEGGQAGPGSQDYPNKKRKRSRWNQDTMDQKTVIPGMPTVIPPGLTREQERAYIVQLQIEDLTRKLRTGDLGIPPNPEDRSPSPEPIYNSEGKRLNTREFRTRKKLEEERHNLITEMVALNPDFKPPADYKPPATRVSDKVMIPQDEYPEINFVGLLIGPRGNTLKNIEKECNAKIMIRGKGSVKEGKVGRKDGQMLPGEDEPLHALVTANTMENVKKAVEQIRNILKQGIETPEDQNDLRKMQLRELARLNGTLREDDNRILRPWQNTETRSITNTTVCTKCGGAGHIASDCKFARPGDPQSAQDKARMDKEYLSLMAELGEAPVPASVGSSSGPSNPPLQSGPRPSGPGNSQPPPNRPPWMNSGPSENRPFHGMHGGGGGGGGGGGGGGGGGGGGGGAGGGGPAGPSGPHNFPHPMSNMGGHGGHPMQHNPNGPPPWMQPHNPPMNQGPHPHGPPGPHHMDQYLGNAPVGSGVYRLQGKGMMPPPMGMMPPPPPPPGGQPPPPPSGPLPPWQQQQQPPPPPPSSSTPLPWQQNTTSTTTSAGTGAIPPWQQQQAAVAASTGAPQMPGSPSMVPLPPGVQPPLPPGAPPPPPPPPPGSGGMMYAPPPPPPPMDPTNFVTMMGVGVPTLPPFGMPPAPPPPPPQN
- the sf1 gene encoding splicing factor 1 isoform X6, with the translated sequence MVALNPDFKPPADYKPPATRVSDKVMIPQDEYPEINFVGLLIGPRGNTLKNIEKECNAKIMIRGKGSVKEGKVGRKDGQMLPGEDEPLHALVTANTMENVKKAVEQIRNILKQGIETPEDQNDLRKMQLRELARLNGTLREDDNRILRPWQNTETRSITNTTVCTKCGGAGHIASDCKFARPGDPQSAQDKARMDKEYLSLMAELGEAPVPASVGSSSGPSNPPLQSGPRPSGPGNSQPPPNRPPWMNSGPSENRPFHGMHGGGGGGGGGGGGGGGGGGGGGGAGGGGPAGPSGPHNFPHPMSNMGGHGGHPMQHNPNGPPPWMQPHNPPMNQGPHPHGPPGPHHMDQYLGNAPVGSGVYRLQGKGMMPPPMGMMPPPPPPPGGQPPPPPSGPLPPWQQQQQPPPPPPSSSTPLPWQQNTTSTTTSAGTGAIPPWQQQQAAVAASTGAPQMPGSPSMVPLPPGVQPPLPPGAPPPPPPPPPGSGGMMYAPPPPPPPMDPTNFVTMMGVGVPTLPPFGMPPAPPPPPPQN